A part of Papilio machaon chromosome 21, ilPapMach1.1, whole genome shotgun sequence genomic DNA contains:
- the LOC106712977 gene encoding uncharacterized protein LOC106712977, producing MSGEFPFTAKIVSPVKCNEKPWDLWVSEIGHLSPRRDDDSGVFTTPAAVEPKGGASVRRVHESHPYKATERGQARYRRAGVNRLKYQSMSLHGLFPQMDNLNAAVCHMCGVVVKCSAAYRHLLDYHTDCEPILPPPPPAPTVKLKSTPSRSRHKKDIHPPLVPPDFLPKMETSPAHNATAPLSRIVLPQPEMQYLDEPSTSTGVTGEVQVSMESGGLPVVSIQDPDELPLGENITDDILAIMNSEGIQSADDITNAADWKDIIRDIGSMQDMNFQSTDSQQSQDLYTSVDDNSLYTLADTDLSSLQFASNTPPILSTVIDNNLINAQALKVAVPSTPTTKSQSRTKTSKSKFVPREYDPNKHCGVVTAENPKPCTRSLTCKAHALSLRRTVEGRSKPFDTLLAEHRASKDPNSAAAAATPIKHHVPVHSTINTPTQFNNPPPLDLNDLNGLAADLQVNDIYASLLSVEDPNALLPDTSNITSLLSQPLPPGAFLLPEDAELATDVPILSIATPVEPEVRPEGPPPLVPSDVCWYSSCPRPLALCTFNASHAGSAITLGKKFATVRSNIKSSLSRTSKSSGVSNNYYYQNSLSLSKTMHLNNTNKANKPEVRKLIVTCSATSGGKDVQQTFSDMFGGGEVRHTLNGHVGHAERRPRPGALKAGKRPAPAVLDLGFALDPLLADEKC from the coding sequence ATGTCTGGTGAGTTTCCGTTTACGGCCAAGATAGTCAGTCCAGTCAAGTGCAACGAGAAGCCTTGGGATCTATGGGTTAGTGAAATAGGACACCTGTCGCCTCGTCGGGACGATGACAGCGGGGTGTTCACGACGCCCGCGGCCGTGGAGCCAAAGGGCGGCGCATCGGTCCGCCGGGTGCATGAATCGCACCCGTATAAGGCGACGGAGCGGGGCCAGGCGCGGTACCGTCGCGCGGGCGTCAACCGCCTCAAATACCAGAGTATGAGCCTCCATGGACTCTTCCCACAGATGGACAATTTGAATGCAGCCGTGTGTCATATGTGTGGTGTTGTAGTGAAGTGCAGTGCTGCATACAGACATTTATTGGATTACCATACGGACTGCGAACCCATCctcccgccgccgccgcccgcgcccACAGTCAAGCTCAAATCTACACCCAGCAGGAGCAGGCACAAAAAGGACATACACCCACCTCTTGTTCCACCAGACTTTCTGCCAAAAATGGAAACATCTCCGGCACACAATGCAACCGCTCCTTTATCAAGGATAGTGCTGCCACAGCCTGAAATGCAATACTTGGACGAACCAAGCACATCTACGGGTGTAACAGGAGAAGTACAGGTGAGCATGGAGAGTGGAGGATTACCAGTTGTTAGTATACAGGACCCTGATGAGTTGCCCCTCGGGGAAAATATTACAGATGATATATTAGCAATTATGAACTCTGAAGGTATTCAAAGTGCAGATGACATAACAAATGCTGCAGATTGGAAAGACATAATAAGAGACATTGGTAGTATGCAGGATATGAACTTTCAATCCACTGACTCTCAGCAATCTCAAGACTTATATACATCAGTAGATGACAACTCCCTTTACACTTTAGCCGATACAGATTTATCTAGTTTACAATTTGCATCAAACACACCTCCAATACTATCAACTGTgatagataataatttaatcaatgcTCAAGCTTTAAAAGTGGCAGTGCCCAGCACACCGACAACCAAGTCACAGTCACGAACGAAAACTAGCAAGTCGAAATTTGTTCCACGAGAATACGATCCGAATAAGCACTGCGGTGTCGTCACCGCGGAGAACCCCAAGCCATGCACGAGGTCTCTGACGTGCAAAGCTCATGCGCTTTCGCTGCGGCGGACTGTGGAAGGGAGGTCCAAGCCCTTTGACACCCTTCTGGCGGAACACAGAGCGTCGAAAGACCCCAACTCCGCTGCGGCGGCCGCCACGCCGATCAAACATCATGTGCCAGTGCATTCAACAATTAACACACCAACACAATTTAACAACCCACCTCCCCTTGATCTCAATGATTTAAACGGTCTTGCTGCCGACCTGCAAGTCAACGACATTTATGCTAGTCTGCTGAGTGTTGAAGATCCGAATGCTCTACTGCCGGACACATCCAACATAACATCATTGCTCAGCCAACCCCTGCCGCCGGGGGCGTTCCTCTTACCCGAGGACGCGGAGCTCGCGACCGACGTCCCTATACTCAGTATAGCAACGCCGGTCGAGCCCGAGGTGAGGCCGGAGGGTCCGCCGCCTCTGGTGCCAAGCGACGTGTGCTGGTACTCTTCGTGTCCACGGCCCCTCGCCCTCTGCACGTTCAACGCGTCGCACGCGGGCAGCGCCATCACCTTAGGAAAAAAGTTCGCCACCGTGCGGAGTAATATTAAATCCTCGCTCAGCAGGACGAGCAAGTCCAGTGGAGTCTCGAACAATTATTACTATCAAAACTCGCTTTCCTTGTCAAAGACTATGCATTTGAACAATACGAATAAAGCAAACAAGCCGGAGGTGCGCAAACTCATAGTGACGTGTAGTGCAACAAGTGGGGGTAAAGACGTGCAACAGACGTTCAGTGATATGTTTGGGGGTGGCGAGGTGCGACATACGCTCAACGGGCACGTGGGCCACGCTGAGCGCAGGCCTCGGCCTGGTGCGCTGAAGGCGGGCAAGCGGCCGGCGCCCGCGGTTCTGGACCTGGGCTTTGCTCTTGATCCTCTCCTCGCGGACGAGAAGTGTTGA
- the LOC106712996 gene encoding mitochondrial inner membrane protease subunit 2, whose amino-acid sequence MSFKSVCRSILFGIPIGVTFLDTVGYVAKVEGISMQPALNPESTNTDYVFLSRWAIRDYKIERGDVISLTSPKNPKQKIIKRVVGLQGDVVSTMGYKNRYVKVPEGHCWVEGDHTGHTLDSNTFGPVSLGLITAKAVYIVWPPERWQRLENKLPESRKPLSLNI is encoded by the coding sequence atgtcgTTCAAAAGTGTTTGTAGATCAATTCTGTTCGGTATTCCCATCGGTGTAACATTTTTAGATACTGTTGGATATGTTGCAAAAGTTGAAGGTATTTCTATGCAGCCGGCACTAAATCCAGAATCCACCAACACcgattacgtttttttatcaCGATGGGCTATCAGAGACTACAAAATCGAAAGAGGTGATGTAATTTCTCTAACTTCTCCCAAAAATCCGAAGCAGAAGATAATCAAACGTGTGGTAGGACTACAAGGAGATGTTGTCAGCACAATGGGTTACAAAAATAGATATGTTAAAGTTCCTGAAGGGCACTGCTGGGTAGAAGGTGATCACACAGGCCACACACTGGACAGCAACACTTTTGGACCCGTTTCCCTCGGACTGATCACTGCAAAAGCTGTTTATATTGTATGGCCACCTGAACGATGGCAGAGACTGGAAAACAAACTGCCCGAATCTAGAAAACCTCtcagtttaaatatataa
- the LOC106712993 gene encoding yrdC domain-containing protein, mitochondrial gives MICSKRLKFISLFLFRHKSVSAKMKIDKMAEVVKCSQEKAYARAAQFLEDGHVIAVPTDTIYGLACSANCPQAIKKLYAIKGRDSAKPVAICVTYIDDVRKWGNAEHLSDDLLHTLLPGPVTVVLEKTRHLNNPFLNPKTSKIGIRIPQYLFINKVTKIFDKPIALTSANFSNEPSTLSVKEFEHLYGHLGAVFDGGVLSEGLEKNRTGSTVVDLSNIGSYTIIRKGISYEKIVTILEDNGLRSIE, from the coding sequence ATGATTTGTTCTAAAAGACTAaagtttattagtttattcTTGTTTAGACATAAATCTGTGTCAGCGAAAATGAAGATTGATAAAATGGCGGAGGTTGTAAAATGTTCGCAAGAAAAGGCTTATGCGAGAGCTGCGCAATTCCTAGAGGATGGTCATGTGATTGCTGTACCAACTGATACCATTTATGGGTTAGCATGTAGTGCTAACTGTCCACaagcaattaaaaagttatatgcAATAAAAGGAAGAGATTCTGCAAAGCCTGTCGCTATTTGTGTAACATACATTGATGATGTACGAAAATGGGGTAATGCAGAGCACCTATCTGATGATTTACTACATACTTTACTTCCTGGACCGGTTACAGTGGTTCTTGAAAAAACAAGACATCTCAATAATCCATTCTTGAATCcaaaaacaagtaaaattgGTATAAGAATACCACAATATTTGTTCATTAATaaagtaactaaaatatttgacaaacCCATTGCTTTGACCAGTGCCAACTTTAGCAATGAGCCATCCACATTGTCTGTGAAAGAATTTGAACATTTATATGGTCATTTAGGAGCAGTATTTGATGGTGGAGTGTTAAGTGAAGGTTTAGAAAAGAATAGAACAGGCTCTACTGTTGTTGATTTATCTAACATAGGCTCATATactattataagaaaaggtaTTTCATATGAGAAAATTGTTACTATTTTAGAAGACAACGGATTACGTAGTATTGAAtag
- the LOC106712997 gene encoding DNA-directed RNA polymerase III subunit RPC10, with translation MLFCPTCANILIVEERPESGLRYACNTCPYVYDIKKKVSYRTFPKLKELDYIMGGAAAWENVDSTDAVCPKCGHGRAYFMQLQTRSADEPMTTFYRCCNHECAHNWRD, from the exons ATGTTATTCTGCCCAACGTGCGCCAATATTCTTATTGTAGAAGAGCGGCCCGAGAGTGGTTTACGTTACGCATGTAACACGTGCCCTTATGTATatgatattaagaaaaaagtatCTTATCGGACATTCCCTAAATTGAag gAACTTGATTATATTATGGGCGGAGCTGCCGCCTGGGAGAACGTGGATTCTACTGACGCAGTTTGCCCTAAATGTGGACATGGTAGAGCCTACTTCATGCAGCTCCAGACTCGTTCTGCTGATGAACCTATGACTACATTCTACCGTTGCTGCAACCACGAATGTGCACACAACTGGCGTGATTAA
- the LOC106712960 gene encoding ceramide synthase 6, whose translation MAMLRYLLDKFWDKDIWLPPNTTWEDLAPGPDKPVVLNDHRHLLYPIPLAIVLIIIRHMLEKYWFAPFGKSLGIKNTRPKKAPSNPKLEAAYQASTKIRHKQFCLSEEQVISLAKQLDMSERQVERWWRLRRSQDKPSTLVKFCENSWRCIFYLYNFSYGLFVLWDKEWLWDIDQCYVGYPYHGITNDIWWYYMISTAFYWSLTISQFWDVKRKDFWQMFVHHITTIALLSFSWVCNAHRIGTLVLLVHDCADILLDAAKATKYANYQKLCDMLFAVFTLLWIVTRLWIFPFYIIWSTSIRAPMLQPMFPAYYIFNSLLCLILGLHLVWTWLILQVAYKAITAGKLDGDIRSSSSELSDSSHQSNHSTPNRAHAHAHDNSNAHAHVNSKVHAHV comes from the exons atggcAATGTTGCGATATCTATTAGATAAATTTTGGGACAAAGATATTTGGCTGCCGCCGAACACTACTTGGGAAGATTTGGCTCCAGGGCCTGATAAACCCGTAGTTTTAAATGATCACAGACATCTTCTTTACCCTATACCTCTGGCAATTGTACTTATAATTATACGACATATGTTAGAAAA ATACTGGTTTGCACCATTTGGAAAATCATTAGGTATTAAAAACACAAGACCAAAGAAAGCACCAAGTAACCCGAAGCTAGAGGCTGCTTATCAGGCATCCACGAAAATTAGACATAAACag TTCTGTTTAAGTGAGGAACAG GTGATCAGTCTGGCGAAGCAGTTGGACATGTCAGAGCGGCAGGTGGAGCGCTGGTGGCGGTTGCGGCGGTCACAGGACAAGCCCTCCACACTCGTCAAGTTTTGCGAGAACTCTTGGCGGTGTATATTCTACTTGTACAACTTCTCCTACGGTCTCTTCGTGCTGTGGGACAAAGAGTGGTTGTGGGACATTGACCAGTGTTACGTTGGATATCCTTATCAT GGTATAACGAACGACATCTGGTGGTATTACATGATATCAACAGCGTTCTACTGGTCGCTGACCATCAGCCAGTTCTGGGACGTGAAGCGCAAGGACTTCTGGCAGATGTTCGTGCATCACATCACAACTATAGCTCTCCTGTCTTTCAGCTGGGTGTGCAACGCGCATAGGATCGGTACTCTCGTGTTGCTCGTACACGACTGTGCTGATATACTTTTAGAT GCTGCGAAGGCGACGAAGTACGCCAACTACCAGAAGTTGTGTGACATGTTGTTCGCGGTGTTCACACTGCTGTGGATAGTCACAAGGCTTTGGATATTCCCATTCTATATTATATGGAG tACGTCAATCCGCGCGCCGATGCTGCAGCCGATGTTCCCGGCGTACTACATCTTCAACTCTCTGCTGTGCCTCATACTGGGCCTCCACCTCGTGTGGACTTGGCTCATCCTGCAGGTCGCATACAAGGCCATCACAGCGGGGAAG TTGGACGGCGACATCCGCAGCTCGAGCTCCGAGCTGAGCGACAGCTCGCATCAGTCCAATCACAGCACGCCCAACcgcgcccacgcccacgcccacgaCAATTCGAACGCCCACGCCCACGTCAACTCCAAAGTCCACGCCCACGTC